From a region of the Paeniglutamicibacter cryotolerans genome:
- a CDS encoding DUF402 domain-containing protein gives MSLPPSVPTGLPREPQDAVPGELVIARAWKYDGSAHWVVPGSYLGADEHGHWFLQSEGALVSRPGYGFYAASDAICLIPASGQWLGTFYDHRHPGNLRTYLDLSTEIGWRRMSHGGWEVNSVDMDLDVVRSTDKGLFIDDEDEFEEHAAAYGYPGELVSTIRHEAERLLESVRGCRAPFNETVDSWFARSLNYPRNHQQSKEN, from the coding sequence CAGGACGCGGTCCCGGGGGAGCTGGTGATTGCCCGCGCTTGGAAGTACGACGGTTCGGCCCATTGGGTCGTTCCCGGCAGCTATCTGGGTGCCGACGAACACGGACACTGGTTCCTGCAATCGGAAGGCGCACTGGTCTCCCGTCCGGGATACGGCTTCTATGCAGCCTCGGACGCGATCTGCCTGATCCCTGCCTCCGGGCAGTGGCTGGGCACGTTCTACGACCACCGGCACCCCGGGAATCTGCGCACCTATCTCGACCTTTCCACCGAGATCGGCTGGCGCCGCATGTCCCACGGCGGCTGGGAGGTCAACTCCGTGGACATGGACCTGGATGTGGTGCGCTCCACCGACAAGGGCCTGTTCATCGACGACGAGGACGAGTTCGAAGAACACGCTGCTGCATACGGCTACCCCGGTGAGTTGGTGTCCACGATCAGGCATGAAGCCGAGAGATTGCTCGAATCCGTTCGCGGATGTCGGGCGCCGTTCAATGAGACAGTCGATTCCTGGTTCGCGAGATCCCTGAACTACCCCCGAAACCATCAACAATCCAAGGAGAACTAG